Proteins co-encoded in one Myotis daubentonii chromosome 8, mMyoDau2.1, whole genome shotgun sequence genomic window:
- the KCNG1 gene encoding potassium voltage-gated channel subfamily G member 1 — MTLLPGDNSDYDYSALSCTSDASSHPAFFPQSQSLKGVFYRRAQRLRPQDEPRQAGLPEDRRRRIIINVGGIKYSLPWTTLEEFPMTRLGQLKACTNFDDILNVCDDYDVTCNEFFFDRNPGAFGTILTFLRAGKLRLLREMCALSFQEELLYWGIAEDHLDGCCKRRYLQKMEEFAEMVEREDEEDPLDSDSQDSEGLAEGDGHRGHCMRRLRDMVERPHSGLPGKVFACLSVLFVTITAVNLSISTLPSLREEEEQGQCSQMCHNVFIVESVCVGWFSLEFLLRFIQAPSKFAFLRSPLTLIDLVAILPYYITLLVDGAASGRRKPGAGNSYLDKVGLALRVLRALRILYVMRLARHSLGLQTLGLTARRCTREFGLLLLFLCVAIALFAPLLYVIENEMADSPEFTSIPACYWWAVITMTTVGYGDMVPRSTPGQVVALSSILSGILLMAFPVTSIFHTFSRSYLELKQEQERVMFRRAQFLIKTKSQLSGLSQDSDILFGSASSDTRDKN, encoded by the exons ATGACCCTCTTACCAGGAGACAATTCCGATTACGACTACAGCGCCCTGAGCTGCACCTCCGACGCCTCCTCCCACCCGGCTTTCTTCCCGCAGAGTCAGTCACTCAAGGGCGTCTTCTACCGCCGGGCCCAGCGGCTGCGGCCTCAGGATGAGCCCCGCCAGGCTGGCCTGCCTGAGGACCGCCGGAGGCGGATCATCATCAATGTGGGTGGCATCAAGTACTCACTGCCCTGGACCACGCTCGAGGAGTTCCCGATGACGCGGCTGGGCCAGCTCAAGGCCTGCACCAACTTTGACGACATCCTCAACGTGTGCGATGACTACGATGTCACCTGCAACGAGTTCTTCTTCGACCGCAACCCGGGGGCCTTCGGCACCATCCTGACCTTCCTGCGGGCGGGCAAGCTGCGGCTGCTGCGTGAGATGTGTGCCCTGTCCTTCCAGGAGGAGCTGCTGTACTGGGGCATCGCCGAGGACCACCTGGACGGCTGCTGCAAACGCCGCTACCTGCAGAAGATGGAGGAGTTTGCCGAGATGGTAGAGCGGGAGGATGAGGAAGACCCGCTGGACAGTGACAGCCAGGACAGTGAAGGCCTGGCGGAGGGTGATGGCCACCGGGGCCACTGCATGCGGAGGCTGCGTGACATGGTGGAGAGGCCGCACTCGGGGCTGCCAGGCAAGGTGTTTGCCTGCCTGTCAGTGCTCTTTGTCACCATCACCGCTGTCAATCTCTCCATCAGCACCTTGCCCAGcttgagggaggaggaggagcag ggccagtGCTCCCAGATGTGCCACAACGTCTTCATCGTGGAGTCGGTGTGTGTGGGCTGGTTCTCGCTCGAGTTCCTCCTGCGGTTCATCCAGGCGCCCAGCAAGTTCGCCTTCCTGCGGAGCCCGCTGACCCTGATCGACCTGGTGGCCATCCTGCCCTACTACATCACCTTGCTGGTGGACGGTGCGGCCTCCGGCCGCCGCAAGCCGGGCGCCGGCAACAGCTACCTGGACAAGGTGGGGCTGGCGCTGCGGGTCCTGCGCGCGCTGCGCATCCTGTACGTCATGCGCCTGGCCCGCCACTCCCTGGGGCTGCAGACGCTGGGGCTCACCGCCCGCCGCTGCACCCGGGAGTTCGGGCTTCTGCTGCTCTTCCTCTGCGTGGCCATCGCCCTCTTTGCCCCCCTCCTCTACGTCATCGAGAACGAGATGGCCGACAGCCCCGAGTTCACCAGCATCCCCGCCTGCTACTGGTGGGCGGTCATCACCATGACAACGGTGGGCTATGGAGACATGGTACCCAGGAGCACGCCCGGCCAGGTGGTGGCGCTCAGCAGCATCCTTAGCGGCATCCTCCTCATGGCCTTCCCGGTGACCTCCATCTTCCACACCTTCTCCCGCTCCTACCTGGAGCTCaagcaggagcaggagcgggTGATGTTCCGGAGGGCCCAGTTCCTCATCAAAACCAAGTCGCAGCTGAGCGGCCTGTCCCAGGACAGTGACATCTTGTTCGGAAGTGCCTCCTCGGACACCAGAGACAAGAACTGA